From Deltaproteobacteria bacterium, the proteins below share one genomic window:
- a CDS encoding MBL fold metallo-hydrolase: protein MEKTEIRFVGHATVYLETGGVSFVTDPMLSQRALVVRRFGAPGAEVKDLAGASCILVSHAHFDHLDLPTLDRFPKSTPVITPHRVGSLVKKLGFSTVIELADWETHQGGDFFVTAVPARHFGERIYVDPFRKYQGYVFGKNGGPAFYFAGDTGYFNGFAQIGEKFDICCALLPIGAYRPAFIMRRVHLNPHQAVQAFRDLKARYMVPIHFGSFKLSLEPVSEPPRMLSSIVENDLTLKDRVFILKNGEKKIIETCG from the coding sequence ATGGAAAAAACCGAAATCAGATTCGTGGGGCACGCCACGGTTTATCTTGAAACCGGCGGCGTTTCGTTCGTGACCGACCCCATGCTTTCCCAAAGGGCACTGGTGGTAAGGCGGTTCGGCGCGCCGGGCGCTGAGGTGAAAGACCTGGCCGGAGCCTCGTGCATCCTTGTTTCACACGCGCACTTCGATCACCTGGACCTGCCCACCCTGGACCGTTTTCCCAAATCCACACCCGTAATCACTCCTCACCGGGTGGGAAGCCTGGTCAAAAAGCTCGGCTTTTCCACAGTAATAGAGCTTGCCGACTGGGAAACCCATCAAGGAGGCGATTTTTTCGTTACGGCGGTTCCGGCCCGGCATTTCGGCGAGCGCATCTACGTGGACCCCTTCAGAAAGTACCAGGGCTATGTTTTCGGAAAAAACGGGGGGCCTGCCTTTTATTTTGCGGGCGACACCGGATATTTCAACGGATTTGCGCAAATAGGGGAAAAATTCGACATCTGCTGCGCCCTTCTTCCAATCGGCGCGTACCGCCCGGCCTTCATCATGAGGCGGGTGCATCTCAATCCGCACCAGGCGGTGCAGGCCTTCAGGGACTTGAAGGCCCGGTACATGGTTCCCATCCATTTCGGCTCGTTCAAGCTCTCCCTGGAGCCGGTAAGCGAGCCGCCCCGAATGCTTTCCTCGATAGTGGAAAACGACCTTACGCTGAAGGACCGGGTTTTCATCTTGAAAAACGGCGAGAAGAAGATCATCGAAACCTGCGGGTGA
- a CDS encoding cache domain-containing protein, whose amino-acid sequence MDKKALLALLAVVVCLFAGFSPAFADGPNGAITRDDVISFVDKAVDFAQANGKAKALSEFMNQSGPFVRGNLYIFAYDFKGNVLAHGGQPELVGKNLIERTDTDGKKIIRELMALAIQGSGWFRYNWEDRLTRKIGPKLGYVKKVDDTWWLGSGLYEDEMDQGLSFSVDARSALGLLISSADAQLEGVLSSLSIIAETSAAKSGDWKAIRPLLAAMAKTGASGAHFFVRPDGTYFTVEKGRQDKTLSDRPYFSDLMAGKDVTGSLVISKSTGLKSAVLGVPVKKDGRVIGALGASVFIEPLNDRLREAILLPSNQLFFAMDGLGRTALHQNRDFLFVYTSEMGSPSLEAAVKQMHASKEGTVQWDMGGLGRTCIFRKSKLNGWCYGIAELSEVKKDGEK is encoded by the coding sequence ATGGATAAAAAAGCTTTGTTGGCATTGCTTGCGGTGGTCGTCTGCCTGTTTGCGGGGTTTTCCCCGGCCTTTGCGGACGGCCCCAACGGCGCGATTACCAGGGATGATGTGATCTCGTTCGTGGACAAAGCCGTGGATTTCGCACAGGCCAACGGAAAGGCAAAGGCCCTTTCCGAGTTCATGAACCAAAGCGGCCCCTTTGTGCGCGGCAATCTCTACATCTTCGCCTATGACTTTAAAGGAAACGTACTTGCCCACGGCGGGCAGCCCGAATTGGTGGGAAAAAACCTCATCGAGCGCACCGACACGGACGGCAAGAAGATCATCCGGGAGTTGATGGCCCTGGCCATCCAGGGCTCCGGCTGGTTTCGGTACAACTGGGAGGACCGCCTCACCCGCAAAATCGGCCCCAAGCTGGGCTATGTGAAAAAGGTGGACGACACATGGTGGCTGGGCTCCGGCCTGTACGAAGACGAGATGGACCAGGGCTTGTCCTTTTCCGTGGACGCCCGTTCTGCCTTGGGCCTTTTGATCTCATCTGCGGACGCTCAACTGGAAGGGGTCCTCTCGTCGCTTTCAATCATCGCAGAAACAAGCGCGGCCAAAAGCGGCGACTGGAAAGCCATCCGGCCCCTGCTTGCGGCAATGGCCAAGACCGGCGCTTCGGGCGCGCATTTTTTCGTCCGGCCCGACGGAACCTATTTCACCGTGGAAAAAGGCCGCCAGGACAAGACCCTTTCGGATCGTCCGTATTTCTCCGATCTCATGGCGGGAAAAGACGTGACAGGCAGTCTCGTGATTTCAAAGTCAACCGGGCTAAAATCCGCAGTGCTGGGGGTCCCGGTGAAAAAAGACGGGCGGGTCATCGGGGCGCTCGGAGCATCGGTATTCATCGAACCGTTGAACGACAGGCTGCGGGAAGCCATATTGCTGCCCTCCAACCAACTTTTTTTTGCAATGGATGGCCTGGGCAGGACCGCCCTTCACCAGAACAGGGACTTCCTGTTCGTTTACACGTCCGAGATGGGAAGCCCGTCTTTGGAGGCCGCCGTAAAGCAGATGCACGCCTCGAAAGAGGGGACGGTCCAATGGGATATGGGCGGCTTGGGCAGGACCTGCATTTTCAGGAAATCAAAACTGAACGGCTGGTGCTACGGCATAGCCGAGCTTTCGGAAGTGAAGAAGGACGGCGAAAAATAA